The Macaca mulatta isolate MMU2019108-1 chromosome 19, T2T-MMU8v2.0, whole genome shotgun sequence sequence ACTAATCTAAAAAGATATCTCACTGTACTCaagaatgctttttatttttattttttttagggaCGAGGTATCACTCTCTTGCCCAgtatggaatgcagtggtgtaaccatagctcaccgcagccttgacctcccgggctcaagtgatcctcccacctcggcctcccgagtagctgacacaagccaccatacctggcaaattTTCTGTAGGATGAGGTCTTGCcatttggcccaggctggtctcaaactcctagccccaagcaatcctcccaccttggcctctcagagtgctgggattacaggcacgagccatcacATTTTGCTTTAACACACATTGGTATGTTTTCTCGTGGGCATATCAACATGTCCAGAACTCAACTCTTGATTCCCCTTCACCCCCACACCTATTCAGCTCCCACTGACCACTGCTGGTCAACTGTGCCTGAAATCCAAAGAGACGAAGGTATAATGAGGCTTGTGTGAACATCCGAACATccattcccatcatggcctgaaccagtgTTTCAGGTTTACTTGAGAATGCCCTGGGCCGAGAGAAGGGCTGCATTCAGTTAGTTGAGagagcttagaattttatttttggctgaCATTCACCTTTCTAATGTAAACTATTAGCCACACCTGGCTCTGTGGCTGCCTGGggcttttacacacacacacccacaggcacgcacacatgcacatacacacaggcacactaGTGAACCCTGTCCGGGCCCAGGCAGGGTCTGCAGCCTCCCCAGCGCCCCTCCCCACAGATCTAATCTCAGCCCTTCTGCTTGTAGTTACTGGGGGTAGGGTGAGTGATGAGCAGGGATGGGTGCAGGAAGTTTGTGGGTggggggcagagagaggagagtCAGCGAAAACGGAAGAAAGCTGCTTAATCCAAGTTTGAAATCAACACAGCAGAAACAACTCCAGCACCGTAGTTATCACGCAGACTTCAACGTGGCCACCACCATTCCTACCACTTGGAGTCATCCCCCTTCCCCACCTAGCTGCCCCCTCCATCCACGGCCCCAACCCGGGTGGTGCCTTCTCTGGTCACTCGTGCAATGCAACGTGGTTCCCCGCCCCTCCAGCCCCCTCTCCACCCCTGCACTGTTGGGCTGCATAAGCCAAGCTGTGTGCCTGCACTCTGCCCTGCGCTGCCGCTAgctggctgggtgaccttgggcaagggaCCAAACTcgcctgagcctcagttccccGATGTGATGGGGAACCCACCACAGCAGTAGCTGGGAGCACGAGTGGCGTGAACACGTGTTTGTGGACACTTAAACAGGCACTTCCCACAAGGCCATGGCCTTGCAGGGAGGGCTCTGTCAACTGGTGCCACCACAGTTGCTCTGGCATTAGCAGGTACAGGCCCTGGTAGACATGAAGAACTTCctttgaataaacaaatggaatcCTCAAAACAGCCGGTGGGCAGGAGGCTGGGGCCCATGGCAGCCTTGGGGAGGGCCTGGGGTCTTCTGGGGCACATTCCTTGCCTCAGGCCAAGTCAGCAATTGCTGCAGAGGAATTGGAAGTGTCCCTAATTTGGAAGGCAGAAAACGGGGGTAGCTGAGAAGAGCTAGTTGGGCCAGATGATGGAAAGCGGACTGACAGAGCAGGAGACAGGAAGAGGATAACCATGTACTATGGCCTTGCCTGGGGCCTTGCCTGGTGGCcgattcatccattcattcaggcAGTGGAAACAGGAGTGCAGACCCGAGCTGGGGCCAGCCACCTGCACTCCAGCAGGCTCTCCCtctcactcccctcccctccgccccGACAGCggttaaaaaatgcaaaaaatggcAGTGGTAGCACTTCCTCATTGGGTTGTGAAGGTTACGTGAGTTTAATACAGGTAAGGCACTTAGAATATGGGCACAGGACAGGTGTTCAGTAAACATGTATAAAAtggctgacaaaaaaaaaaaaaaaaaacatgaggccaggtgcagcggctcatgcctgtcatcccagcattttgggaggctgaggtgggcggatcacttcaggtcaggagtttgagaccagcctggcaaacacagcaaaacccgtgaccattaaaaatacaaaaaacaacaaaaaactagccaggtgtggtagcgcatgcttgtaaccccagctactcaggaggcggaggcaggagaattgcttgaacctggaaggtggaggttgcagtgagccaagatcgtgccactgcactccagcctgggtgacagagtgagactctgtctcaaaaacaaaacgaaacagaacaaaacaaaacaaacaaagaaaacccatgaggccaggcacggtggcttacacctgtaatcccggcactgtgggaggccaaggatcacttgagcccaggggttctaAAGCACCCTGGGAAACAaaagtgagagcccatctctactaaaaaaattaaaatttagctgggcatggtagtgtgtgcctgtagtcccaagctgctcaggaggccaaggcaggaggatggcttgagccaggaagatcaaggcagcagtgagctctgattgcaccactgcaccccagcctgggcgacagaagaagaccctgtctcaaaacaaacaaacaaaccccacaaACATTGATTGAACCCCCCATTGAGGGGGGCAGGCTCAAGCGCAaaagaaacagacccacacaaCCGAGAATCACAGAAGGAAAGCACTCGGTTACTCGGTTACTCGCAATAAACCTGGGAAGGTATATTCACTTAATGCTTGTTTGCTAAAGCCAAGTAGATAATGGCAATACTAGATGTTTAATGTGTTTCAAATACAAACGTTTGTCAAAATACCAAGTTAAAACGTAaatttagggccgggcgcagtggctcaagcctgtaatcccagcactttgggaggccgaaacgggtggatcacgaggtcaggagatcgagaccatcctggctaacacggtgaaaccccgtctctactaaaaaatacaaaaaactagccgggcaaggtggcgggcgcctgtagtcccagctactcgggaggctgaggcaggagaatagcgtgaacccgggaggcagagcttgcagtgagctgagatccggccactgcactccagcctgggccacagagcgagactccgtctcaaaaaaaataaaaaaacgtaaatttataaaacaggaaACCAGAAACCTCCCCCCACTTACCTTTCTAATGTAAACCACGAGCCACTGCTGCCCCAAGGCTGCCTCAGGCTTCAGGCGTCCTCCAGGAGCTTTCTCTTTAATGCAGTGTCTGTTTTCAGGGACTCTCCTGGCCCTTGGCAGCCAGCTTCCTATTGCAGGAACTGAGGATCTAGGAGGGTTCGTGGCGAGGTTGTCGGGGTTGGGGACCAGAAAGCAGCTGGGCAGGCCTCACAGTCACAGAGTCCACATCCCGGGCAGCATACAGAGAAAGGGTCTGAGCTGGCTGACAGCAGTCAGGGTTGGCGCCTCTAAGGAGGTTGAGGGCTGAGTTGGGGAGGTCACCGCCCATACCCAGGCATAGCAGAGGTGGTGCAATCAACAAAAGGAAGGTGGTCCAAAGTGGGGCAGTGGTGAAAAGCCAGGCCAGCGGGGTGGAGCTCATCTGGAGCAAGTAGGTATGTCGGTGGGGGACGCAGGTAGTTGCAGGTGGGCCAGCATCTGCTCAACCTTTCAAATGGTGAAGGCCGTGGACTATGAAGGTGGGGCTCAAGCAGGGGAGACTGACTCAGCCCTGCCACTACCCCACAGCAAGGAGCCCAAACAGATCCCCTGGAGGGATGTCGGGAGCCCCTACGTGGTGGAGTCCACAGGCGTGTACCTCTCCATAGAGGCAGCTTCGGTAAGCTGGGGAGAGGTGTCCAGGGCCAGCTGGGGGGATGATGGCGCCAGAAGCACCTGACACCGCGCTTCCTCCCCAGAACCACATCTCAGCAGGTGCTCAACGTGTGGTCATCTCCGCACCCTCGCCAGACGCACCAACGTTCGTCATGGGTGTGAATGAAAACAACTATAACCCTGGCTCCATGAACATTGTGAGGTAAGGGGGGCAGCGACATCCTGCAATGTGTGGAAGGGAGGGTAGACTCGTCCTCCCCACTCTCAGCTCCACTGGATTCCTGGTCACTCGGCTTCTACTTCTCCTTCCCGAAACTATCTGCTAAACACGCATGACTTCTGGAGGACAAGCTTGGGGAGCCTCCCCAGCTGCATCTCGGTGCCTCCTTCAGTCTGACGGTGTCTGCACAGATCCCTCTCACCCTCATCCTGACGTTTCACAAAACCAAGTCTGCGTGCATACCCCAAGAGGGGTAAGGGTGGAGGGGTGGCTCTGCAACTCACCTCACAGTGCCCGTGCACACCTTGGCTGTTGCAGCAACGCGTCCTGCACCACCAACTGCTTGGCCCCCCTTGCCAAGGTCATCCACGAGCGATTTGGGATCGTGGAAGGGTTGATGGTGAGTTGAGGatgaggggctggggcaggatgGCAGGGAAACCCCAACCTTTTCTTCCCAGGCCTTGCTTACTATATGGAGTTAAGAGGGAGAGATTGGTTTCGGGAGGAGAGGCCCACCAGTGCAGAAGTCTTTTAAAACACTGTACAACCCTCAGTCAAGGCTGGACCCTGGCCTGCACACGTCCCCTCCTGTGGTCTGTGGTGGTGGCCCCACCAGCCTCCACACCTAGGCCACTACCCTAGTCCCGGAAAAAAAGAGGTATGGGAGCTTAGGACTATGAAGGCCTCATCTTGGTCCTTCTCTTCCCCAAGACTACAGTCCATTCCTACACGGCCACCCAGAAGACAGTGGATGGGCCATCAAAGAAGGCCTGGAGAGATGGGCGGGGTGCCCACCAGAACATCATCCCAGCCTCCACTGGGGCTGCGAAAGCCGTGACCAAAGTCATCCCAGAGCTCAAAGGGTATGAGGACAAGAAGCCGCAACCAGGGTGGGGGCATACCCCGGGAGGACTGGACTGGCCCTCAGTCCTTAAGGGGAAAGCAGGAGCCTGGCCCGGCCACAGGGCAAGGGGGATTGGAGGGCAACGTCCCTAAGTTCTGACTCCTGTTCTTCATGGGGGATTCTCCAGGAAGCTGACAGGGATGGCATTCCGGGTACCAACCCCGGATGTGTCTGTTGTGGACCTGACCTGCCGTCTCGCCCAGCCTGCCCCCTACTCAGCCATCAAGGAGGCTATAAAAGCAGCAGCCAAGGGGCCCATGGCTGGCATCCTTGCCTACACCGAGGATGAGGtaggggctgaggagaggagacCCTGGGAGGAGCCCTCTGGGGAGGGACATGATTTCCACTTGCCAGGGAGCTGCTCTCAATGTGTCAAGACAGAAACTGCAGGGCGGGAAGGGagatctccctgcctcagggcctttgcacttccTGTTCCTTTGGTCTGGAATGCTTGCCCCCCCCAGATGACCACACAGTCTGTCCTTACTTCCTCCAAGTCTCTACTTCAACCTCCCTCTTCAGCAAGGCACCCCCTCAAAAGATGTTCTTTCTGTGGCCCTATTCCTCACCTGAAATTTCTTGTCAGTCACTGTTGATCCCAATGGTGTGTGCATTCCAAGAAAACAGGGATTTAGGGGCTGCGTTTTCACTTTTCTGGCTCCAACCTGGCAGACAGCAGGTGACCAATACATGCTTAGTGAACAAAAGACAACAGTTCTCATTTTTTTCAATACTTGTTCAGGGCCAGGCCATGGCCAGGTGCCTTCTCTGTGAGGAGTGGATGCCATGGTCATGGTGGACCCCGTACATCTACCTTGGTGCTGTCTCCCTGCATTAACTCCTGCAGGTCCACTTTCCCACAGTCGCCAGGATCTTTTGTTTTAATGGAATCACACTGCATCACCCATTTTCAGGAGTGAAAACACTCTTGTGGCCTTTCCTGACACTAGGGCTAAAACCCTCAGGTTCTCCGTTCCTGCAGCTCCTTCCACCTCAGACGCTGTGTTGAGGGCCAGAGCCAGTGAGATCTTCCTAGTCATCTAGACTCAGGCTCATGGCCACCCCTCAGAGAGGCCCTCCATACTGGCCCATTTCAAATGCTTGCATTATTCCTAGGAAAGGGATGTACTGGTACAGCATGAGGGTGTTTGTGACCTGTGCCCTTTGGTCAGACCCCAGTAGAGTGCCTTGGTCCCTGTCCCCAGAGACTGAACACAGTAGGGCTGCATCAAAAAtagatgaatgcatggatgggCGATAGAGCTAAGAGCACTGTCAGCTCCTGGAAGTCCTTGCTCTGCCGGACACACTTATCTTTGAAATTCTGACGCCCAGGTCGTCTCTACGGACTTCGTCGGTGATAGCCACTCGTCCATCTTCGATGCTAAGGCCGGCATTGCGCTCAATGACAATTTCGTGAAGCTCATTTCATGGTAAGGGGAAAGGAGCTGGAGACTTGCAGGGGAACTAAGGGGTGGTCGGAAGGAACCCCCTTGAGCCTGCCAATCCCTCCTCCACAGGTACGACAACGAATATGGCTACAGTCACCGGGTGGTCGACCTCCTCCGCTACATGTTCAGCCGAGACAAGTGAAACGGAAAggtcccttctttccttcccaggGGCCAGGGCCGGTACATGTGCCTCCCGTTCCTGCATCTGGCTGCCCGGGGGAGGAAGGGCACCCGGGGCGGACGCCCCACGCCGCTGGGTCCATGGTGAAATAAAAAACAGTGCTCACAGCTGCGTCCCGTATTTCTGCGCCGGTCACGGCGGGTTCTGATCCGGGTTTGAGGCCCGCCCCACCCTTACTCGATCGCCTGCGCCCACGGGCGAGGGGTCGCGCTTGACGTCAAGCCGGGTTCCACTTCGGGAGACGGGGACAGCGATGGCAGCGGGAGAGGTCCCGCATGGCCGGAAGTCACTCCCCACAGCGCTGGGCCGGGAGCGCTGGCAACCGGGCCCGGCCACGGGCGCTCTGACGTCACTGGGCGCGACGCCCCGCGCCGAGACTACTGATCCCAGAAGGTCGCGCGCTGGCCCCCGCCAGTCAGGTGGGCGCCAGGCCCTGGCCGTGGCGAAAGTACCGGCGGAGCCGGAGACCCGCTGCCGGAGACGCCGCCTCGCGATCCCCGCGCGGGCGGGACCGGGCGGCCAGCGTCATGACCCTGTTTCACTTCGGGAACTGCTTCGCTCTCGCCTACTTCCCCTACTTCATCACCTACAAGTGCAGCGGCCTGTGAGTGCGGGAAGGGCGCGGGGCGGAGAGGGCGCGGGGCCCGGGCCGAGCCTCACCTCCCGCTTCTCCAGGTCCGAGTACAACGCCTTCTGGAAATGCGTCCAGGCTGGAGTCACCTACCTCTTTGTCCAACTCTGCAAGGTAAGGGCCGCCGGAATCCACGTGTTCTGGCCCCCAGGCTCTGCAGACCCAGGGACCCGCCCCCGTTGCGTATCCCCCGCCACGGTGGGACCGCCCTCGGGACTCAGCGTAGGGAGGCGTCAGGATACCTAGAAAGGATAGACTTTAAAGAGGGCACGACCTGAGAAGAGGCCTAAAAGCAACTTTTGCGTCGCACTTAGTAAAACTGAGAAAACGTCAGTAGTGTGGTTGGCtaagaggtgtttttttttttggtgcgaTTAAGAGTGATCACTGATTCCCTACATGCTGTTAACACTGCCCAAGGAGCAGCACCTTCAAACCTGACTCAGATGCCCTGTGATCACCCAGAACTCCAACTTCCAGCCCCCTCGGGGACCCGGGGACCTATCCTCTATCTCCCCCATTCCTGTAATCTTGCCACCATCTGGTGGTTCCTCTTCCAGATGGGTCCCCAGAACCTGTCCTGCCCTCCTCATACCCACGAACTTCCCACAAATCCCACGTGGTTTATCTTGATCCCCTCACCTTGAAGTGAcctctttctgctttctcttctcaGATGCTGTTCTTGGCCACTTTCTTTCCCACCTGGGAAGGCGGCATCTATGACTTCATTGGGGTGAGAGGGGCCAGGGAAGGGCAGGGCATGCAGGAGCGGGGCTCCCTGTCCCCTGTGCTTACTTAAGCCTCAACCTGACCCGCAGGAGTTCATGAAGGCCAGCGTGGATGTGGCAGACCTGATAGGTCTAAACCTTGTCATGTCCCGGAATGCCGGCAAGGGGGAGTACAAGATCATGGTTGCTGCCCTGGGCTGGGCCACCGCTGAGCTTATTATGTCCCGGTGCGTGCAGCAGCCTGGAACCCAGACACCTGAGAAGGGACACCTGGGTTCCACGGGGGTGCTGGAGGGCAGGGGCTCACAGCCTGGTACTGAAGGTGTCTGGGTACTGGAGAATCCCATCCTTTGCCTTCCTCAGCTGCATTCCCCTATGGGTCGGAGCCCGGGGCATTGAGTTTGACTGGAAGTACATCCAGATGAGCATAGACTCCAACATCAGTCTGGTAGGCAGTCCTGctctcccacacacacatttCTGCTGGCGGCCATACTCCTATCGAGGCCTGGCCCCAACTTTCCGCCTCCCTCCAGGTCCATTACATCGTCGCATCTGCTCAGGTCTGGATGATAACACGCTATGATCTGTACCACACCTTCCGGCCGGCTGTCCTCCTACTGATGTTCCTCAGTGTCTACAAGGCCTTCGTGATGGAGTGAGCTGGGTGGGGTTTAGGGCTGGGTCCAAAGTGGGGTGGGTTATCTAGTCTCCCTCCCTCATGGTGACATTTTCCTGCAGGACCTTCGTCCACCTCTGCTCACTGGGCAGCTGGACAGCCCTACTGGCCCGAGCAGTGGTAACGGGGCTGCTGGCCCTCAGCACCTTGGCCCTGTACGTCGCCGTTGTCAATGTGCACTCCTAGGCTTGGTGTCTCAGATACTGATGTACCCTTTCCCTGACTCGCTTCAGGTTTTAGTGAAGTAAACAGTATTTGGAAAGTTGCTGCtgcctccatttctctctctcttgggAACTGTCTCCCAATACCGTGCCCACCTGGGTCCCAGAGGCCCTGGTTCTGGCTCAGGAGCCAGGTAGACAAGCTGGAAGCTAGCCAGTCACTGGCTTATCCCATGTCCTGTTCCTCAGGCTCCTAGTTTGTCAGGAGTAGACAATGTTTGGATGATCTTTGAGCAATGGCAGAGGCCAGGGCCCTCAGGGAACAGGTGATAGAGGGGAGCTAGAATCCAAGAGAAGGCCCTTGGGGGCTCTTCCTCTCCTCACAGCCTCAACCTGGGCCTCCCCACACAGGTCCTTCCCGGGCTGGTTACCTCTGAGGCTCCCGGCCCCAGTGTCCCCCTCCAATCCATCCTCTGTATGGCAGCCAGGGGATCTATCTGAAACCCATGTAACCGGGTCATCCTCCCGCTTGCAACCACTTGCAGCCCCTTGTTACACAGTGGACAGTCCAATTGCTCGGCCTTTGGTTTTATCCAACCAGCAAAATCAGCTTTTCTG is a genomic window containing:
- the TMEM147 gene encoding BOS complex subunit TMEM147, whose protein sequence is MTLFHFGNCFALAYFPYFITYKCSGLSEYNAFWKCVQAGVTYLFVQLCKMLFLATFFPTWEGGIYDFIGEFMKASVDVADLIGLNLVMSRNAGKGEYKIMVAALGWATAELIMSRCIPLWVGARGIEFDWKYIQMSIDSNISLVHYIVASAQVWMITRYDLYHTFRPAVLLLMFLSVYKAFVMETFVHLCSLGSWTALLARAVVTGLLALSTLALYVAVVNVHS
- the GAPDHS gene encoding glyceraldehyde-3-phosphate dehydrogenase, testis-specific isoform X2, which produces MQCLFSGTLLALGSQLPIAGTEDLGGKEPKQIPWRDVGSPYVVESTGVYLSIEAASNHISAGAQRVVISAPSPDAPTFVMGVNENNYNPGSMNIVSNASCTTNCLAPLAKVIHERFGIVEGLMTTVHSYTATQKTVDGPSKKAWRDGRGAHQNIIPASTGAAKAVTKVIPELKGKLTGMAFRVPTPDVSVVDLTCRLAQPAPYSAIKEAIKAAAKGPMAGILAYTEDEVGAEERRPWEEPSGEGHDFHLPGSCSQCVKTETAGREGRSPCLRAFALPVPLVWNACPPQMTTQSVLTSSKSLLQPPSSARHPLKRCSFCGPIPHLKFLVSHC
- the GAPDHS gene encoding glyceraldehyde-3-phosphate dehydrogenase, testis-specific isoform X1 gives rise to the protein MSKRDIVLTNVTVVQLLRQPCPVTRPPPPPEPKVEIEPQPQPEPTPVREEIKPPPPPSPPPRPATPPPKMGPAPRELTVGINGFGRIGRLVLRACMEKGVKVVAVNDPFIDPEYMVYMFKYDSTHGRYKGSVEFRNGQLVVDNHEISVYQCKEPKQIPWRDVGSPYVVESTGVYLSIEAASNHISAGAQRVVISAPSPDAPTFVMGVNENNYNPGSMNIVSNASCTTNCLAPLAKVIHERFGIVEGLMTTVHSYTATQKTVDGPSKKAWRDGRGAHQNIIPASTGAAKAVTKVIPELKGKLTGMAFRVPTPDVSVVDLTCRLAQPAPYSAIKEAIKAAAKGPMAGILAYTEDEVVSTDFVGDSHSSIFDAKAGIALNDNFVKLISWYDNEYGYSHRVVDLLRYMFSRDK